Within Campylobacter jejuni, the genomic segment TAAAAAATTCACCTGTTTTGATTTCTCAAGAACAAAACAACTCAAGTCAAGCAACACAAACGCAAAATTCTATCACTATAAAAAAAGAAGAAAAACAAGACTTTTCTCGCTTAGCTTTAGCTAATTATCTTGGTGAAAATGAAAGCTTTAATCCCCTTGGCATTAGCTCTTATAAGATGAATTATTTTTTACCTTTAGCTTATAGTTTTAATTCTTTAGGAGCAAATAATAATAAGAGTGAGGCGAAATTCCAACTTAGTGTTAAAAAAAGACTTTTTGAAAATTTACTAGGACTAGATGAAAAATATTATATAGCCTATACTCAAACTTCTTGGTGGCAAATTTATGAGCATTCTTCTCCTTTTAGAGAAACCAACTATCAACCAGAATTTTTTATAGATTTTCCTTTGTATCTTAAAGATTATGAATTTTTTAACAATCTACGCGTAGGTATATTGCATGAAAGCAATGGCAAGGGAGATGAGAATTTACAATCTCGCTCATGGAATAGAATTTATGTATCTACTGCTATTTTATATAATAAATTTTTATTTGTTCCACGCCTTTGGTATAGAATTCCTGAAAACAAAAAAGATGATGATAATCCTGCCATCTTGCATTATATGGGAAATTTTGATGTGAATTTAGCGTATTTAGGTGATGATTATTTTATCAATCTTATGCTAAGAAACAATCTTAAATTCCACAATAACAAAGGCGCTATACAAGTTGATCTAGGATATGATATTTTTAATAACGGAATTTATTGGTATTTACAATACTTTAATGGCTATGGAGAAAGCCTTATAGACTATAACAAACACTTACAAAGACTTTCCACTGGATTTTTGATTTCTTACTAAAATATCCTTTGTAGTTTTATCATTTCTTAAAACAATTTTCATTACAATTTCATTTTTGATAATTATTATTACTATAAGGAAAGATTTGTTTTTTAAGCATATATTGAGTTTAAAAGTACTTATAGCTTTACTTTTATTCTTTGGAATGATAAGTTTATTTATAGGAGTTATCAGTATCAATGTAAAAGATATCCTTAATCTTAACTCCACTCAACTAGAAATCATAACCCTTACAAGAATTCCTAGACTTATAGCGATTTTACTCACAGGAATGAGTCTTAGTATATGCGGGCTTATCATGCAACAACTCACGCAAAATAAATTCGTTTCTCCAACTACGGCAGGAACTATGGATTGTGCTAAATTTGGCATACTTATTTCTTTAATATTTTTTACTGGAGCATCTTTTTTCACTCAAGCTATCATTGCTTCTATATTTGCACTTTTGGGTTCTTTTATATTTATCCAAATTTTAAGAAAAATCAAACTCAAAGATGTGATTTTTGTACCTTTGATAGGCTTGATGTTTGGAGGCATTATTAGTGCTATAACCACTTTTTTTGCCTATGCTTTAAATTATATACAAAATATCCAAGGCTGGCTACAAGGCAGTATGGCAAATGTTATGCAGGGAAATTATGAATTACTTTACATTTCTTTGCCACTTTTTATACTTGCTTATTTTTTAGCTCACAAAATCACCATAGTTGGCATGGGCGAAGATATAGCTTTAAATCTTGGAATTTCTTATAATGGGATATTATTTTTAGGCTTGATGATTGTAAGCATTATCACTAGCTTAGTGATTGTAAGCGTTGGAATTATCCCTTTTTTAGGGCTAATTATCCCAAATTTAGTAGCTCTTTATCTAGGTGATAATCTTAGAAA encodes:
- the ceuB gene encoding ABC transporter permease is translated as MFFKHILSLKVLIALLLFFGMISLFIGVISINVKDILNLNSTQLEIITLTRIPRLIAILLTGMSLSICGLIMQQLTQNKFVSPTTAGTMDCAKFGILISLIFFTGASFFTQAIIASIFALLGSFIFIQILRKIKLKDVIFVPLIGLMFGGIISAITTFFAYALNYIQNIQGWLQGSMANVMQGNYELLYISLPLFILAYFLAHKITIVGMGEDIALNLGISYNGILFLGLMIVSIITSLVIVSVGIIPFLGLIIPNLVALYLGDNLRKNLIYIALCGALFLLVCDIISRLVIFPFEMPLSITTGVLGSLIFIFLLLKRKAYA
- the pldA gene encoding phospholipase A → MRKIALFLSLCVFIWASDLQQALKYEKQGDYKKAMEIYKKLALKNSPVLISQEQNNSSQATQTQNSITIKKEEKQDFSRLALANYLGENESFNPLGISSYKMNYFLPLAYSFNSLGANNNKSEAKFQLSVKKRLFENLLGLDEKYYIAYTQTSWWQIYEHSSPFRETNYQPEFFIDFPLYLKDYEFFNNLRVGILHESNGKGDENLQSRSWNRIYVSTAILYNKFLFVPRLWYRIPENKKDDDNPAILHYMGNFDVNLAYLGDDYFINLMLRNNLKFHNNKGAIQVDLGYDIFNNGIYWYLQYFNGYGESLIDYNKHLQRLSTGFLISY